One Paraburkholderia sp. HP33-1 genomic region harbors:
- a CDS encoding helix-turn-helix transcriptional regulator, whose translation MRSWRLVSPQRSGQISTALATDLVMAISHPDADALAASILRTVDESLSLPVSQCTIFAYEFDARPRTVSAADHRGGHFLRDVAKRYATHFYALDGNRAIIGPANHRRHAPSRDALVLHQQHGDEIENEAYRAACYAQPNVSDRLSLLVRPVDGVWLSINLYRDRAYGVFAPGELERIESVAPLFAHAAKSHYALNGQHQQGTGAAMLARVRRVCPALTPRELDVLRGTLEGASAAEIAGQMGVKPASVVTYQKRAYARLGISNQRQLFALCVQP comes from the coding sequence ATGCGTTCCTGGCGTCTCGTATCACCGCAGCGCAGCGGCCAGATCAGCACCGCGCTCGCTACCGATCTCGTCATGGCGATCTCCCATCCGGACGCCGATGCGCTCGCCGCGAGCATCCTGCGCACGGTTGATGAGTCGCTGTCGCTGCCGGTCTCGCAGTGCACGATCTTCGCGTATGAGTTCGATGCGCGGCCGCGTACCGTGTCGGCGGCCGATCATCGCGGTGGGCATTTTCTGCGCGATGTCGCCAAGCGCTACGCCACGCATTTCTATGCGCTCGACGGCAATCGCGCGATCATCGGCCCGGCGAACCACCGGCGGCACGCGCCGTCGCGCGATGCGCTGGTGCTGCATCAGCAACACGGCGACGAAATCGAAAACGAAGCGTATCGCGCGGCCTGCTACGCGCAGCCGAACGTGTCGGACCGGCTTTCGTTGCTCGTTCGGCCGGTGGACGGCGTGTGGCTGTCGATCAACCTGTATCGCGACCGCGCGTACGGCGTGTTTGCGCCGGGCGAACTGGAGCGGATCGAAAGCGTCGCGCCGCTGTTCGCGCATGCGGCGAAGAGCCACTACGCGCTGAACGGACAACATCAGCAGGGCACCGGCGCGGCGATGCTCGCACGCGTGCGGCGCGTGTGTCCGGCGCTGACGCCGCGCGAGCTCGACGTGCTGCGCGGCACGCTCGAAGGCGCCAGCGCCGCCGAGATCGCCGGGCAGATGGGCGTGAAGCCCGCGAGCGTCGTCACGTATCAGAAGCGCGCGTATGCGCGGCTTGGAATTTCGAATCAGCGGCAACTGTTCGCGCTGTGCGTGCAGCCTTAG
- a CDS encoding amino acid aminotransferase: protein MFDHIPAYPGDPILSLNEDFQLDPRPNKVNLSIGIYFDDAGKLPMIDAVRRAETALLDAIGPRSYLPMAGLPLYRDTAQALVFGANSAARAEGRIATLQTLGGSGALKVGADFLKRYFPGSQMWISDPSWENHRVIFEGAGLTVNTYPYYDPQTGGLRFAEMLAAIDALPEKSVVLLHACCHNPTGVDLSPAQWAELTPVLQRRKLIAFVDMAYQGFGAGLEEDAAPVRLLADANVPLIVANSFSKNFSLYGERVGALSVVCKSADEAARVAGQLMSAVRANYSNPPTHGARLVANVLADATLRASWEAELGAMRERILAMRNVIHAGLDGRVDEVMRARYVAQRGMFTYTGLSESQVERLRNEYAVYVLRSGRMCVAGLNARNADYVASSIAAVVSGA from the coding sequence ATGTTCGACCATATTCCCGCCTATCCGGGCGACCCGATTCTGAGCCTGAACGAGGACTTTCAGCTGGACCCCCGGCCGAACAAGGTCAACCTCAGCATCGGTATCTATTTCGACGACGCCGGCAAGCTGCCGATGATCGACGCGGTGCGCCGCGCCGAAACCGCTCTGCTCGACGCGATCGGCCCGCGCTCGTATCTGCCGATGGCCGGTCTGCCGCTGTATCGCGACACCGCGCAGGCGCTCGTGTTCGGCGCGAATAGCGCGGCGCGCGCCGAAGGCCGGATCGCAACGCTGCAAACGCTCGGCGGCTCGGGCGCCCTGAAGGTCGGCGCCGATTTCCTCAAGCGCTATTTCCCGGGCTCGCAGATGTGGATCAGCGATCCGAGCTGGGAAAACCATCGCGTCATCTTCGAAGGCGCAGGCCTGACGGTCAACACGTATCCGTACTACGACCCGCAAACGGGCGGCCTGCGTTTCGCCGAGATGCTCGCCGCGATCGACGCGCTCCCGGAAAAGAGCGTCGTGCTGCTGCACGCGTGCTGCCATAACCCGACCGGCGTCGATCTGAGCCCGGCGCAATGGGCCGAACTGACGCCCGTTTTGCAGCGCCGCAAGCTGATCGCGTTCGTCGACATGGCCTACCAGGGTTTCGGCGCGGGCCTCGAAGAAGACGCAGCGCCGGTACGCCTGCTCGCCGACGCGAACGTGCCGCTGATCGTCGCGAATTCGTTCTCGAAGAATTTCTCGCTGTACGGCGAGCGCGTCGGCGCGTTGAGCGTCGTCTGCAAGAGCGCCGACGAAGCCGCGCGCGTGGCCGGCCAGCTGATGTCGGCGGTGCGCGCGAACTACAGCAATCCGCCGACGCACGGCGCGCGCCTCGTTGCCAACGTGCTCGCCGACGCGACGCTGCGCGCGTCGTGGGAAGCCGAACTCGGCGCGATGCGCGAGCGTATTCTGGCGATGCGCAACGTGATCCACGCGGGGCTCGACGGACGCGTCGATGAAGTAATGCGTGCGCGCTACGTCGCGCAGCGCGGCATGTTCACCTACACGGGCCTGTCCGAGAGCCAGGTCGAGCGTCTGCGCAACGAATACGCGGTGTACGTGCTGCGCTCGGGGCGCATGTGCGTCGCGGGGCTGAACGCGCGCAACGCGGACTATGTTGCGTCGTCGATCGCGGCGGTGGTGTCGGGCGCCTGA
- a CDS encoding class II aldolase/adducin family protein — protein MATTLEAQPASSPRSATMHPDEWQARVQLAACYRIFDLLGWTEMIYNHITLRVPASVSGAERHFLINPFGLHYSEVTASNLVKIDAQGRVLDGSPYPVNPAGFVVHAAIHEGLRDAHCVMHTHTTAGVAVACLEEGLQQTNFYSAQLHDRIAYHDFEGITVHAEEGPRLLAHIGDKQAVILRNHGLLSWGRTLPQAFAILWTLNRACEIQMATFSMGRARPVPEEVAIRCSRDALQFDPRHGAGQDVFDALVRRVDRIDVSYRQ, from the coding sequence ATGGCCACGACCCTCGAAGCGCAACCGGCAAGCTCGCCCAGATCCGCCACGATGCATCCGGACGAATGGCAGGCGCGCGTGCAACTCGCGGCGTGCTACCGGATTTTCGATCTGCTCGGTTGGACCGAGATGATCTACAACCACATCACGCTGCGTGTGCCCGCAAGCGTCAGCGGCGCAGAGCGGCACTTCCTGATCAACCCGTTCGGGCTGCACTACAGCGAAGTGACCGCGAGCAATCTGGTGAAGATCGATGCGCAGGGGCGCGTGCTCGACGGCTCACCGTATCCGGTGAACCCGGCCGGCTTCGTCGTGCATGCGGCGATTCACGAGGGCTTGCGCGACGCGCACTGTGTGATGCACACGCATACAACGGCGGGCGTCGCGGTGGCCTGTCTCGAAGAGGGCTTGCAGCAAACCAACTTCTATAGCGCGCAGTTGCACGATCGGATCGCGTATCACGACTTCGAGGGCATCACGGTTCATGCGGAAGAGGGGCCGCGGCTGCTCGCGCATATCGGCGACAAACAGGCGGTGATCCTGCGCAATCACGGTCTGCTGTCGTGGGGTCGCACGTTGCCGCAGGCCTTCGCGATTCTGTGGACGCTCAATCGCGCGTGCGAAATCCAGATGGCGACATTCTCGATGGGCCGCGCGCGGCCGGTGCCGGAGGAGGTCGCCATTCGCTGCTCGCGCGACGCGTTGCAGTTCGACCCGCGCCACGGCGCCGGGCAGGACGTGTTCGATGCGCTGGTGCGGCGGGTCGATCGGATCGATGTGAGCTACCGGCAATGA
- a CDS encoding 2-dehydropantoate 2-reductase, which yields MNVAIYGAGAIGGRMGVKLAQAGHQVSVVARGATLDAVRQHGLRLIEGGVIYAEQVKASDKPADLGVQELVVIAVKGPAMAAVAAHIKPLLGPESVVLTAMNGVPWWFCDGLDGELAGQRLKTIDPDGAIAAAIPAAQTVGCVVHASCLIDAPGVIRHHQGNGLIVGEASGKPSERVELLAALLQAAGFNATVSAQIQRDVWFKLWGNMTMNPVSAITGATTDRILGDELVRGFVTHVMLEAKEIGARFGIPIDQAPEDRHAVTLKLGAMKTSMLQDVQAGKAVELDALVGAVRELGQLTRVPTPYTDALLGLARLHASMLGLYPKQ from the coding sequence ATGAACGTAGCGATCTATGGCGCCGGCGCGATCGGCGGCCGGATGGGAGTGAAGCTCGCGCAGGCCGGGCATCAGGTGAGCGTAGTTGCGCGCGGCGCGACGCTCGACGCCGTACGCCAGCATGGTCTGCGACTGATCGAAGGCGGCGTGATCTACGCCGAGCAGGTGAAGGCGAGCGACAAGCCGGCCGACCTCGGCGTGCAGGAACTCGTCGTGATCGCGGTCAAGGGCCCGGCGATGGCGGCGGTGGCCGCGCATATCAAGCCGCTGCTCGGCCCGGAAAGCGTCGTGCTGACGGCGATGAACGGCGTGCCGTGGTGGTTCTGCGACGGCCTCGACGGCGAGCTCGCCGGCCAGCGCCTGAAGACGATCGATCCCGATGGAGCGATCGCCGCCGCGATCCCGGCCGCGCAGACGGTCGGCTGCGTCGTGCATGCCAGTTGCCTGATCGATGCGCCTGGCGTGATCCGGCATCACCAAGGCAACGGGCTGATCGTCGGCGAGGCGTCGGGCAAGCCGAGCGAGCGCGTCGAGCTGCTCGCCGCGCTGCTGCAGGCGGCGGGCTTTAACGCGACGGTCTCGGCGCAGATCCAGCGCGACGTCTGGTTCAAGCTGTGGGGCAACATGACGATGAACCCGGTCAGTGCGATCACCGGCGCGACGACCGACCGGATCCTCGGCGACGAACTCGTGCGCGGCTTCGTCACGCACGTCATGCTGGAGGCGAAGGAAATCGGCGCGCGCTTCGGCATCCCGATCGACCAGGCACCCGAGGACCGTCATGCGGTCACGCTGAAGCTTGGTGCGATGAAGACTTCGATGCTGCAGGACGTGCAGGCTGGTAAGGCGGTCGAACTCGACGCGTTGGTGGGTGCGGTGCGCGAACTCGGGCAGCTCACGCGCGTGCCGACGCCTTATACGGATGCGTTGCTCGGGCTCGCGCGGCTGCATGCGAGTATGTTGGGGTTGTATCCGAAGCAGTGA
- a CDS encoding DeoR/GlpR family DNA-binding transcription regulator produces the protein MNDNIPLARRDEIARRLALGQPVVAATLAIEFNISEDAIRRDLRALAAEGLCRRVYGGALPITPTSAPMAARMDEARERKAALARAATPLIQPNELLFLDSGSTNLALVEVLPEDGELIVATNSIDIAAAVLRRSDLQLIMIGGAVDPVVGGCVDASAVLSISQMNIDRCFIGSCAISSKGGISAFSLADAIFKRAALAASARSVVLVTTDKFTTRAAHRIIGIGAIECVVVEHDLPRAERVSLSKAGPKVLVAASADL, from the coding sequence ATGAATGACAATATTCCCCTCGCACGACGCGACGAGATTGCACGTCGGCTCGCCCTCGGCCAGCCGGTTGTGGCGGCTACGCTTGCCATCGAATTCAATATTTCGGAAGATGCGATTCGTCGCGATCTCCGCGCACTCGCCGCTGAGGGACTGTGCCGCAGGGTCTACGGAGGCGCGTTGCCCATCACGCCCACGTCTGCTCCTATGGCGGCCCGCATGGATGAGGCGCGTGAGAGGAAGGCGGCATTGGCTCGCGCGGCGACGCCGCTGATTCAACCAAACGAGCTCCTGTTTCTGGACAGCGGCAGCACCAATCTTGCTCTCGTTGAAGTACTGCCCGAAGACGGTGAACTCATCGTGGCCACCAATTCCATCGACATTGCCGCCGCCGTGCTTCGCCGCTCTGATCTGCAACTCATCATGATTGGCGGAGCGGTCGATCCGGTAGTCGGCGGATGCGTCGATGCCAGTGCTGTGCTGAGCATCTCGCAGATGAATATCGATCGATGCTTCATTGGTTCGTGCGCCATATCGTCAAAAGGCGGTATCAGCGCCTTCAGCCTGGCCGACGCCATCTTCAAACGCGCGGCCCTTGCTGCCAGCGCGCGCAGCGTGGTTCTGGTGACTACTGACAAGTTCACCACCCGGGCAGCTCATCGGATTATCGGCATCGGAGCGATCGAATGCGTTGTCGTCGAACACGATCTGCCGCGCGCAGAGCGCGTATCCCTGTCCAAGGCTGGTCCGAAGGTGCTGGTGGCCGCGTCCGCCGACCTGTAG
- a CDS encoding MFS transporter, whose amino-acid sequence MSDQDGNRSALRQVAASRLFLGSTIAMFLSGLGASAAAPQIVLFLVKELGASLPLAGLYYLTSLAAPVAGYFVGRYSDRTGNRLGLFRICAVAGFVGWAGLALSTSVWMPFFLGVALLAVSGASASQIFAAVHDELSHKPGGANESVVAIIRMALTGGWIVGPVTGAWVAATYGLRPMLWMAAICTLLQIAPLGTLHPIAERKPDSTGEPARHASLRAMLPLLTFTGLFVLVYAGEPVKYGFLLIYMEEHLKLSPAVRGAVIGIQPFIELLIMPFSIGLGRRIGNVWLMCIAAALGVFANLCFAFWPSAAGMFAGQIFMGGVWGIFMVLGIIVAQRLLPSAVATASAIFMSSTALASALGGIAGGLGVALLDLPKVFLLPAFFAGVAVIGLVLMARTESFKTDLSRPVSSAASTSPSRRTTTETST is encoded by the coding sequence ATGTCTGATCAAGACGGTAATAGATCCGCACTGCGCCAGGTTGCAGCTTCGAGGCTTTTTCTCGGCTCGACAATTGCAATGTTTCTGTCGGGTCTCGGCGCGTCAGCAGCCGCGCCACAGATCGTTCTGTTCCTGGTGAAGGAACTCGGCGCCTCGCTGCCATTGGCGGGGCTCTATTACCTGACCAGTCTTGCAGCTCCCGTCGCAGGCTATTTCGTGGGTCGCTACTCCGACCGCACGGGAAATCGCCTCGGTCTTTTTCGCATTTGTGCTGTGGCCGGCTTTGTTGGCTGGGCCGGGCTCGCGCTCTCTACTTCGGTGTGGATGCCTTTCTTCCTCGGCGTCGCGTTGCTGGCAGTTTCCGGTGCGTCCGCCTCGCAGATCTTTGCGGCCGTCCATGATGAACTCAGCCACAAGCCCGGCGGCGCAAATGAAAGTGTCGTTGCCATCATCCGCATGGCGCTTACTGGCGGGTGGATCGTCGGGCCTGTCACAGGAGCGTGGGTGGCGGCTACCTACGGCTTGCGCCCCATGCTCTGGATGGCGGCCATCTGCACGCTTTTGCAGATCGCACCTCTCGGAACGCTGCACCCCATCGCCGAACGGAAGCCGGATTCGACGGGTGAACCCGCTCGACATGCCAGCCTGCGTGCCATGCTTCCACTGCTGACGTTTACAGGACTCTTCGTCCTGGTCTACGCAGGGGAGCCCGTGAAGTACGGATTCCTGCTGATCTACATGGAAGAGCACCTCAAGCTGAGTCCGGCCGTACGAGGAGCCGTCATCGGGATACAGCCATTCATCGAGCTGCTAATCATGCCCTTTAGCATCGGGCTCGGCCGCAGGATTGGCAACGTGTGGCTGATGTGTATCGCGGCCGCCCTGGGAGTGTTTGCGAATCTGTGCTTTGCGTTCTGGCCGTCCGCGGCGGGCATGTTCGCCGGGCAGATCTTCATGGGCGGGGTTTGGGGCATATTTATGGTGCTGGGCATCATCGTCGCCCAGCGTCTGCTTCCGAGCGCAGTAGCGACTGCATCGGCCATCTTCATGAGTTCGACGGCGCTCGCGTCGGCGCTAGGAGGCATCGCGGGCGGTCTTGGTGTAGCGTTGCTGGATCTTCCCAAAGTCTTCCTGCTGCCAGCCTTTTTCGCTGGCGTCGCCGTTATCGGACTGGTTTTGATGGCTCGCACCGAAAGCTTCAAGACCGATTTGTCCCGACCAGTTTCTTCGGCCGCTTCGACCTCCCCATCAAGGCGGACCACGACCGAGACCTCAACTTGA
- a CDS encoding alpha/beta hydrolase gives MNILLGTGIFLAVVVLIVCVAIAMVATSPRPAPAEKDVFGFASLQPTPDAELPPLLRYPAADGEQLAYRFYDSSADQILIFIHGSSYHGRSYHALASAVSASGAAKVILPNLRGHYQSGRHRGDVEYIGQLEDDIADLIAELRIQGHHGQVILGGHSSGGGFVIRFAGGAHANLVSRFMLSSPVIPTSSTLREGSASGWAQLHTRRLIGLVILNALGIRGFNALPVIDFNKPVRFWDGTETLSYSYRLSTSYHPRNRYVVDLRKLAGKAIVLIGERDEAVDAQRLQKLFARESPASLFKILPDTDHFGIFTSANVQKVLIEWLAQGVETHPLNTTTGVAHVT, from the coding sequence TTGAATATCTTGCTCGGAACAGGGATTTTTCTTGCGGTAGTCGTCCTGATTGTCTGCGTCGCTATCGCGATGGTGGCGACCTCGCCACGTCCAGCGCCAGCGGAGAAAGACGTTTTCGGATTTGCCTCGCTGCAACCGACACCCGATGCTGAATTGCCACCTCTTCTCCGCTACCCTGCCGCAGACGGCGAGCAGCTAGCCTATCGCTTCTACGATTCTTCGGCGGACCAGATTTTGATCTTCATACACGGATCGTCCTATCACGGACGCTCCTACCATGCGCTGGCCTCCGCTGTGAGCGCATCCGGTGCGGCGAAGGTCATTCTGCCGAATCTCCGTGGTCACTATCAGTCTGGCCGCCATCGAGGGGACGTCGAATACATCGGTCAACTGGAAGACGACATTGCCGATCTGATCGCCGAACTGCGAATACAGGGGCACCACGGACAGGTCATCCTCGGAGGACATTCAAGCGGTGGCGGATTTGTGATTCGCTTCGCCGGAGGTGCTCACGCGAACCTGGTATCGCGGTTCATGTTGTCGAGTCCCGTCATTCCCACTTCCTCGACCCTCAGAGAGGGTTCAGCCAGTGGCTGGGCGCAGCTTCACACGCGACGACTCATTGGGCTCGTCATCCTGAATGCACTCGGCATTCGCGGATTCAATGCGCTTCCGGTCATCGACTTCAACAAGCCCGTGCGATTCTGGGACGGTACCGAGACACTTTCATATTCCTACCGCCTCAGCACGTCTTACCACCCGCGTAACCGGTATGTTGTGGACCTGCGAAAATTGGCGGGCAAAGCGATAGTCCTCATCGGCGAGCGTGACGAGGCCGTTGATGCTCAGCGCCTTCAGAAACTGTTCGCTCGAGAATCCCCTGCAAGCCTGTTCAAAATCCTTCCCGACACGGACCACTTCGGGATCTTCACAAGCGCCAACGTGCAGAAAGTGCTAATCGAGTGGTTAGCGCAAGGTGTGGAGACACATCCGTTGAACACAACAACTGGTGTTGCTCATGTAACGTAG
- a CDS encoding SDR family oxidoreductase — MKIEGAVVFVTGANRGLGLEFAKQALERGARKVYAGARDPASVTLPGVVPVKLDVTDPAAVAAAADAARDVTLLINNAGIARLGSLMDDGALDALRDHFETNVFGMLAMSRAFAGNLAANGGGAILNVLSVASWVNRPILAGYGVSKSAAWAVTNGLRHSLREQHTQVIGLHAGFIDTDLTRGMEVPKAMPDDVVRQAYDAIEAGADEVSTDELTRQVKAGLSTGVYLNEPTAH, encoded by the coding sequence ATGAAGATCGAAGGTGCTGTCGTTTTCGTGACGGGCGCGAACCGCGGGCTTGGCCTCGAGTTCGCGAAACAGGCGCTCGAAAGAGGGGCGCGCAAGGTTTATGCGGGAGCGCGCGATCCGGCCAGCGTGACGCTGCCGGGCGTCGTGCCCGTGAAGCTCGACGTGACCGATCCGGCGGCCGTGGCCGCTGCCGCAGACGCTGCGCGCGACGTCACGCTTCTGATCAACAATGCGGGCATCGCGCGGCTCGGCAGCCTGATGGACGACGGCGCGCTCGACGCGTTGCGCGATCATTTCGAAACCAACGTGTTCGGGATGCTGGCGATGTCGCGTGCGTTCGCGGGCAACCTCGCCGCCAACGGCGGCGGCGCGATCCTGAACGTGCTGTCGGTTGCAAGCTGGGTGAACCGGCCGATCCTCGCCGGCTACGGCGTGTCGAAGTCGGCTGCGTGGGCGGTGACGAACGGCCTGCGTCATTCGCTGCGCGAGCAGCACACGCAGGTTATCGGGCTGCATGCGGGCTTTATCGATACGGATCTGACGCGTGGAATGGAAGTGCCGAAGGCGATGCCGGACGACGTCGTGCGTCAGGCATACGACGCGATCGAGGCCGGGGCGGATGAAGTGTCCACCGACGAGCTCACGCGGCAGGTGAAGGCCGGGTTGTCGACGGGCGTCTATCTGAACGAGCCGACGGCGCACTGA
- a CDS encoding FAD-dependent oxidoreductase: MTRPFKPYPFAPRHYPAVVPPLVDGRDREARAVAIVGGGPVGMTLALALARHGVRSVLIEADDSVCTGSRAICISRRSLEIFKRLGVVDGFLQKGLAWTGGRSFYRDTEVFRFAMHQDDEQSLPPMINIAQYQIEQLLLDEIERHAGLVEVRWQTSVTDMEQRPQGGATLTLHSADPDDPQRTNWKMDAAWVVACDGGRSTIRDLLGLKLTGTTYEGRYVIVDIELDSTRATERLAYFDPPSNPGSTVLVHKQPDNVWRIDYQLRDDEDPDAAVLPENVMPRVQSVLDSMGETGAWSPIWITIYKATALTLERYRHGSVLFAGDAAHLVPIFGVRGANSGIDDADNLGWKLACVIKGNASPALLDSYSDERVYAARENLSYGMKSTEFMAPPTFAFDLMRTAVLGLAERHSAVRPLINPRQTHAIAYRQSPLNFASDGADAFDRGPAPGTVLPECRLLKQSDDGARTGTHLTDLLGPCFTALRFDAGHANDADAWQELHKTLTSNGIAFNVINIVKAEAQPGNGLHAIDPTGRLHDMLDAQPGTVYLIRPDGHVLARWRNGSAAAVRRALDATLTRQN, from the coding sequence ATGACCCGCCCGTTCAAGCCCTATCCGTTCGCGCCGCGCCACTATCCGGCCGTGGTGCCGCCGCTCGTCGACGGACGGGATCGCGAGGCGCGCGCCGTTGCGATCGTCGGTGGCGGGCCGGTCGGCATGACACTCGCGCTGGCGCTCGCGCGCCACGGCGTGCGCTCGGTGCTGATCGAGGCCGACGACAGCGTCTGCACCGGCAGCCGCGCAATCTGCATCTCGCGACGCAGCCTCGAAATCTTCAAGCGGCTCGGCGTCGTCGACGGCTTTCTGCAAAAGGGGCTGGCGTGGACCGGCGGGCGCAGCTTCTATCGCGACACTGAGGTGTTCCGCTTCGCGATGCATCAGGACGACGAGCAATCGCTGCCGCCGATGATCAACATCGCGCAGTATCAGATCGAACAATTGCTGCTCGACGAAATCGAACGGCACGCCGGGCTCGTCGAGGTGCGCTGGCAAACGAGTGTGACGGACATGGAGCAACGGCCGCAAGGCGGCGCGACCCTGACGTTGCACAGCGCCGATCCTGACGATCCGCAACGCACGAACTGGAAGATGGACGCCGCGTGGGTCGTCGCCTGCGACGGCGGACGCAGCACGATCCGCGACCTGCTCGGGCTCAAGCTCACCGGCACCACCTACGAAGGCCGCTATGTGATCGTCGATATCGAGCTCGACAGCACGCGCGCGACCGAACGTCTCGCGTATTTCGATCCGCCGTCGAATCCGGGCTCGACCGTACTCGTGCACAAGCAGCCCGACAACGTGTGGCGCATCGACTACCAACTGCGCGACGACGAAGATCCCGACGCCGCCGTGCTGCCCGAGAACGTGATGCCGCGCGTGCAAAGCGTGCTCGACTCGATGGGCGAAACCGGCGCGTGGTCGCCGATCTGGATCACGATCTACAAGGCCACTGCGTTGACGCTCGAACGTTATCGGCACGGCAGCGTGCTGTTCGCGGGCGACGCCGCGCATCTGGTGCCGATCTTCGGCGTGCGCGGCGCGAACTCCGGCATCGACGACGCCGACAATCTCGGCTGGAAGCTCGCTTGTGTGATCAAGGGGAACGCGTCGCCCGCGCTGCTCGACAGCTATAGCGACGAACGCGTGTACGCGGCGCGCGAGAATCTCAGCTACGGCATGAAAAGCACCGAATTCATGGCACCACCGACCTTTGCCTTCGATCTAATGCGCACCGCCGTGCTCGGGCTCGCCGAACGGCATTCGGCGGTGCGGCCGCTGATCAATCCAAGGCAGACGCATGCGATTGCGTATCGGCAATCGCCGCTGAACTTCGCAAGCGACGGCGCCGATGCGTTCGATCGCGGCCCCGCGCCTGGCACCGTGCTACCCGAATGCCGGCTGCTCAAACAATCGGACGATGGCGCGCGCACCGGCACGCATCTGACCGATCTGCTCGGACCGTGCTTCACGGCGTTGCGCTTCGACGCCGGCCACGCGAACGACGCCGACGCATGGCAAGAACTGCACAAGACGCTGACCAGCAACGGCATTGCGTTCAACGTGATCAATATCGTCAAGGCCGAAGCGCAACCGGGAAACGGCCTCCATGCAATCGACCCAACCGGACGCCTGCACGACATGCTCGATGCGCAACCCGGCACCGTCTATCTGATCCGCCCCGACGGCCACGTGCTCGCGCGCTGGCGCAACGGCAGCGCGGCGGCTGTGCGGCGCGCGCTCGATGCCACGCTGACCAGGCAGAACTAA